DNA sequence from the Leptospira limi genome:
TTACCTTTTGAAAACTTTGATGAGATCATCCAAAAAGAACTGAAACAATAAAGGATTATAAACCAAAAAGGAAAAATTATATGAGCAAAAAAGTAAAAGTTGCTGTAACAGGTGCTGCCGGACAAATCGGATACGCACTCTTATTTCGTATCGCTTCAGGACAAATGTTTGGACCTGACACAGCTGTCGAACTCCAGTTATTAGAATTGGAACAAGCGCTCCCTGCAGCGAAAGGTGTCATCATGGAATTGGATGACTGTGCGTTCCCATTACTCGAAAAAGTATCTGTTACTTCTAGTTTAGATGAAGCATTCCGTGATATCAATTGGGCTCTTCTTGTTGGGTCAGTTCCAAGAAAAGCTGGAATGGAACGTGGTGACCTTCTCAAAATCAATGGTGGTATTTTTACTACCCAAGGGAAAGCGATCGAAAAAAATGCAGCAAGTGATGTAAGAGTTCTTGTTGTAGGTAACCCATGTAACACAAACGCACTCATTGCAATGAATAATGCAAAAGGTGTTCCGTCTGACAGATGGTTTGCGATGACAGGTCTTGATGAAAATCGTGCAAAAACTCAATTGGCACAAAAAGCGGGAGTTCTTGTAAAAGATGTTTCTAATGTTGCAATTTGGGGTAATCACTCAGCGACTCAATACCCAGACTTTTATAATGCAAAAATCAAAGGAAAACCAGCAACTGACCTGATCAGTGACGATGCTTGGTTAAAGGGAGATTTTATCTCTACTGTGCAAAAACGTGGTGCGGCTATCATCGCTGCAAGAGGAGCTTCTTCCGCTGCTTCTGCAGCCAATGCAGTGGTCGACACAGTGCATAACATTGTGACACCAACAAAACCAGGAGATTGGTTCAGTGCCGCTTGCCATTCTAATGGTGAGTATGGTGTAGACAAAGGTCTTATCTTTGGATACCCACTCAAATCTGATGGTAAAAAAGTAGAGATCGTAACGGGTCTTGAGATCAATGCTTTCGGTAAGGAAAAATTTGATATCACTCACAATGAATTAAAAGAAGAAAGAAACGAAGTCAAAGATATGTTAGGTTAATTTCAAAAACAGATTTTCCCTACAGAAATGACTGGTAGGGATTTTTTCTGACTTCAAAGCCCACATGGTGAAATATTGCCAGTGGGCTTTTTTTATGATTGTTCGGTCTAAGAGTTTTGTTAAACCTAAAAACAGATTACCGTAGTTCCAATCTCTTCATTCCGAATCCATAACTTTCATAAATTGATTTGGGTCTTCGAAAAATGGCAAATGGCCACAGTGGTCGAGAACTGTTCGTTTCACATCTGGAAATCTTTCGATGATTGTATCCCATGTATAATAAGGAGCCACTTGGAAATCATACTTTCCTAATATGAGTTTGGTTGGATGTTTTAAATTTGGTAAAATGGTTTCGACATTGATCTCGACAAAAACTTTTCCAAACAAATAATCAAACGCTAGTTTGTTGGTTTTTATCCCTTCCCATAGATGAGTGGAATCCATTTTTAGATTATAAAAACCGAGTGCATCCTGGCTCACACAATACAAATTGAAAAAGTTTGGAAGGCCTTCAGGGTGAGACTCAATTTGGTTTTGGAAATTGGTTTGGAGTTGTCTGTGTTTTTCTTTTCTCTCTTCACTTGCGAAATTTGCAAAGTATGTTTCCCGTTCCAAAAGGGGAGCTCCATGGTTAGGGCCCGTTGCTACCATGACGAGTTTAGAAACACAGTCTGGGTATTTTTTTGCATAAGTCAGAGCCATGTACCCGTGGCCTGAGTGGCCAAGAATCGTACAGGCTGGGATTTGGAGATGGTTTTGGAAGAAGTGAAAATCATCCAATACCACATCCAAATCATACATGGATTCATTTTCAGGAGTTGAATTTATATGTTTCGCAAATCCTCTATGGTCCACAACAGTGATGTGATATTTGGATGCCATCGTTTTTGGGATCACCCTTGGGTAGTACAACGCACTCCCGAGCCAATAGAGGTTTGGTCCTTTTGTATTGTTTTGCGCGATTAAAAATTCAAATCCATCCCTTTGGATTGTCTGATAGTTCCATTCCATAACATTCCCTCTCATTCAATTTGGTGAGTATTCATTTTCTATTTAGTTGCAATATACAACCATATAGTTGTAATATGCAACTAAAAAACTTGTCAAAAACGATAATTAATTTAAATTTGGGGAATGAATGAAATTTTTTCCTATTTAGGCATTCACTTAAGTGAAACTTTACTCAAGATGCGAAAGTTTCTCTCAAATGAGTTTGAGACGAATCGAGTAGGGATGCGATTTGAAGAATGGATCCAACTGATTCCCCTAATGGAAAAGGAAAGTTTGAACCAGAAAATCTTAAGTGACCGATTGGCCAAAGATAAAACCACAATCTCTAGGTTAGTTGATGGTTGGGTAAAAAAGGGATGGGTCAAACGAATCCAATCGAGTGAAGACAAACGAAGTTTTAGCTTAAAATTAACAACCAAAGGGAAATCCATATGGGAGAAGGGGATACCTGTTGTCAAAGAAGCAGATTTAGTTTTTAAAAAAAATCTGAGTCAAGAAAATGAAAAAGAATTATTTGTAACTCTTTTTAAGATTCAAACTTCGATTCAGTTTTCAGAAACAAAAAACGTTCCTTTTGAGAACTATCCAAAACCTTCTTAGGGGAAACAAAACCCAAACTGATGGCCAAGTTTTCTAATTCTTGTATGTAAGTCGGATGGGTTTCCATCAAAAACCAACCACCTGGTTTTAATCGTCTTTTGACGGATTCAAATAATTCACGATGGAAAGAGAGGATATCGGAAACAAACAATGCTAGATGGGGTTCGTATTCCAAAACATCAGGCATAATGTCTTTTTTTTCCGATTCTGGGATATAGGGAGGGTTTGAAACTATGATATCAAAACGGAATTCATTTGGAAGTGAATTGTCCAAACTCGAAACATAAAACTGAACATCCGTTAGTTTGTATTTTTCAGCATTTGATTTACTGGTTTCGATTGCTTTTTCTGAAATATCAGATAACACAACAAGGTTTGGCTTTAGAAGTTGTGATAAACTAAGGCCAATACAACCACTTCCTGAACACAAATCCCAAATTTGTATTCCATCTGGAAATTCACTTGCGAGTGTTTCTTTCTGTTTAAAAAGATAATCTACAAGTTCTTCCGTTTCTGGCCTAGGGATGAGAACATCTTCTGATACGAAAAATTCAAATTGATGGAACCCTTTTTTCCCTGTGATGTAAGCTACTGGTTTTCGTTTGCTTCGTTCTACAATCCGTTCTCTGTACAAATCGATTTCTTTTTGAGAAAGGGGCATTTCAAATTGGGAATAGAGTTTGATACGAGGTAAACCAAGAAGGTCCGAGAGAAGCCATTCAGCATCGACACGAGGGTTTGGAATTTCTTTTTTTTCCAGAAATTCTGTGGAACGTTTGAGATAATAAAGTAAGGTTCCTGGTTGTTCCGCCATAATGTTTGCCCCCAACAGGATTCGAACCTGTGTCCCCAGTTTAGGAAACTAGTGCTCTATCCACCTGAGCTATGGGAGCTTTTACGTAGGTTTACGTTTCTGATTCACTATCCTTTGGAAATCAGAGATATTGTGAATAACAATTTTATCTGGGTAGAGGTCAAGTTTCCCAGTTTTTACATATTGCATGAGGACTTTTTGGACTTCTCCCACAGGTTGGGCACACCAATTGGCAATGTCATCCACTGTTGCAGAAAGGATGATTTCGTTATAAACATCATTATTATACTGCTTCTCGTATAACATCACAAAGACGTCACAAACTTTTCCTACAATGTCATCCATAAGAAGGATCATCAGTCGTCTTTTTTGGTCATAAATACGGAAGGAAAAAATATGTAATAATTTCATCGCAAGAGCAGGGTTTTTCGTCATGAGCATCTCAAAGTTTGCACGATTGAAATTGAGTGCTTTTACCTCAGTCACTGCAATGGCAGTAGCAGACCTTGGTTGTTCTTCCAAAATCGCCATTTCTCCCAAAATATCACCTGCTTCCAAGACATCTAAGGTTTTGATACTTGTGCCTATGGTTTTTGTGATTTTGACTTTTCCTTCTTTGATGAGGTAAAAATCGTTACCAGGTTCGTATTCACAAAATAAAACTTCGTTTGGTTGGAACACTTTTCCAAATTTTCCAAACATAGCTTCTAACATTTGGTCGTTCATTATTTACCTCCTTTGAGTTTGGATTTGGCATCTTCGGAGATGCTGTCATCCATAGGAGGCATTTGGGTTACCTTTTGGAATAATTGTTTGGCTTTTTCTTTGTCCCCTGAGGCTTCTGTTGCGAGAGCCAAATGGTAAAGGTTTTCTTTGAGCAGTAGTCCTTTTGGGTAACGTTTGATGAAATTAGAAAAATGAGAAATGGCACTTGGATAATCTTTTGCTTTAAAACTAGATTTCCCCATATAAAAAAGAGAATTTTCAACAAACTGTTCTTCTTCTTGGGTCACCGAATCCGTTCTGTCAGATACAGTTTTAAAGAGTTCAATCGCATCTGCATACTTACCTGCATTCATGAAAGTAGATGCTTTGTCATATTGAGAAAGAATGGAATTTGGATCGACACTGGAAGTGGTGCTCGAAGTAGGAACAGCCATTGTTTTGAGCATTTCTTGTAGTTTCCCTGTTTGGGAACCGGGCTCAGGTTTGTAAACTAACTCTTGTATGGTGAGAGGGAATGGTGTTTTTTTGCGAGCTAAGTCTAAAAGCTGTTTGGCTCGGTCTAAGTACATTCCGTCCGGATAATGTTGGATGTATTTCTCAAATGCATACGCTGCATGGTCAAAGTTACCATTTTTATAAAAAACTTCGGCTACGTTCATTAGCTCAAATGCTGGGTTCTTTGCTTCCCCTTGTCCGAGGATTTCCCTAACCTGTCTGTGCACTTGCCTCAGTTGGCTTGAAAACACCTTGAGCATTTTGATGATGAGATGGGTTTTGTCAGAAACAAATTTTTCGAATTCAGGCACTTTGAAGACAAGAACGGTTGCCGCTCCAATCACTTGTGCTGTTTCTTCCCTAGGGTAACGTCCAATGGCACTCTTTACTCCAAAAAACTCACCGAGTTTTACATCCTCTTTGAGTTCCACACCATTGATATTCGTGTAAGTTAGTACAACTCGGCCTTTTTGTAGTACAAAGATATCCTCTGCCTTGTCTTTTTCAAAATAGACAATGGAACCACCTTTATAATTTCGTACGATAGGACCTGACACTCATGCCTCGCTTGCGCTTCATTTTTAAAAATTAGGTAAAAAAGCCAAACTCTTTTTGTAACCGACACTGTCAGAAACTTGTTTCATGAGTTTTTTTGGCGAACCCGCAACCAACTTGTTTTTTCCTTCGATCGAAA
Encoded proteins:
- the prmC gene encoding peptide chain release factor N(5)-glutamine methyltransferase, with amino-acid sequence MAEQPGTLLYYLKRSTEFLEKKEIPNPRVDAEWLLSDLLGLPRIKLYSQFEMPLSQKEIDLYRERIVERSKRKPVAYITGKKGFHQFEFFVSEDVLIPRPETEELVDYLFKQKETLASEFPDGIQIWDLCSGSGCIGLSLSQLLKPNLVVLSDISEKAIETSKSNAEKYKLTDVQFYVSSLDNSLPNEFRFDIIVSNPPYIPESEKKDIMPDVLEYEPHLALFVSDILSFHRELFESVKRRLKPGGWFLMETHPTYIQELENLAISLGFVSPKKVLDSSQKERFLFLKTESKFES
- a CDS encoding malate dehydrogenase, with translation MSKKVKVAVTGAAGQIGYALLFRIASGQMFGPDTAVELQLLELEQALPAAKGVIMELDDCAFPLLEKVSVTSSLDEAFRDINWALLVGSVPRKAGMERGDLLKINGGIFTTQGKAIEKNAASDVRVLVVGNPCNTNALIAMNNAKGVPSDRWFAMTGLDENRAKTQLAQKAGVLVKDVSNVAIWGNHSATQYPDFYNAKIKGKPATDLISDDAWLKGDFISTVQKRGAAIIAARGASSAASAANAVVDTVHNIVTPTKPGDWFSAACHSNGEYGVDKGLIFGYPLKSDGKKVEIVTGLEINAFGKEKFDITHNELKEERNEVKDMLG
- a CDS encoding MarR family winged helix-turn-helix transcriptional regulator encodes the protein MNEIFSYLGIHLSETLLKMRKFLSNEFETNRVGMRFEEWIQLIPLMEKESLNQKILSDRLAKDKTTISRLVDGWVKKGWVKRIQSSEDKRSFSLKLTTKGKSIWEKGIPVVKEADLVFKKNLSQENEKELFVTLFKIQTSIQFSETKNVPFENYPKPS
- a CDS encoding tetratricopeptide repeat protein, whose product is MSGPIVRNYKGGSIVYFEKDKAEDIFVLQKGRVVLTYTNINGVELKEDVKLGEFFGVKSAIGRYPREETAQVIGAATVLVFKVPEFEKFVSDKTHLIIKMLKVFSSQLRQVHRQVREILGQGEAKNPAFELMNVAEVFYKNGNFDHAAYAFEKYIQHYPDGMYLDRAKQLLDLARKKTPFPLTIQELVYKPEPGSQTGKLQEMLKTMAVPTSSTTSSVDPNSILSQYDKASTFMNAGKYADAIELFKTVSDRTDSVTQEEEQFVENSLFYMGKSSFKAKDYPSAISHFSNFIKRYPKGLLLKENLYHLALATEASGDKEKAKQLFQKVTQMPPMDDSISEDAKSKLKGGK
- a CDS encoding Crp/Fnr family transcriptional regulator produces the protein MNDQMLEAMFGKFGKVFQPNEVLFCEYEPGNDFYLIKEGKVKITKTIGTSIKTLDVLEAGDILGEMAILEEQPRSATAIAVTEVKALNFNRANFEMLMTKNPALAMKLLHIFSFRIYDQKRRLMILLMDDIVGKVCDVFVMLYEKQYNNDVYNEIILSATVDDIANWCAQPVGEVQKVLMQYVKTGKLDLYPDKIVIHNISDFQRIVNQKRKPT
- a CDS encoding alpha/beta fold hydrolase, with the translated sequence MEWNYQTIQRDGFEFLIAQNNTKGPNLYWLGSALYYPRVIPKTMASKYHITVVDHRGFAKHINSTPENESMYDLDVVLDDFHFFQNHLQIPACTILGHSGHGYMALTYAKKYPDCVSKLVMVATGPNHGAPLLERETYFANFASEERKEKHRQLQTNFQNQIESHPEGLPNFFNLYCVSQDALGFYNLKMDSTHLWEGIKTNKLAFDYLFGKVFVEINVETILPNLKHPTKLILGKYDFQVAPYYTWDTIIERFPDVKRTVLDHCGHLPFFEDPNQFMKVMDSE